The sequence TGAAAGAAGAGTGAATAAGCCCTTGAAAGGGCATTTTGCCAAAGCGGGTGTGAAGCCTTTCCATTACCTCAGGGAATTCAAAGTGGAAAATGCCGATGATTACCAAGTAGGGCAGGAAATAAAGGTTGACGTCTTTGCCGCCGGGGACAAGGTGGATGTGAAAGGTATTTCCAAAGGTAAAGGCTTTGCCGGCGGTGTTAAGCGTCATGGCTTTGGCCGCGGTCCTATGGCCCATGGTTCCAAATATCACCGGCGTCCCGGTTCCTTGGGTGCGAAAGGTCCGGCCCGGGTATTTAAAGGACGGAAATTACCCGGTCACATGGGTCACCGGACAGTGACGGTGCAAAACCTGGAAGTGGTGAAAACCATTCCGGAACGGAATCTATTACTGGTGAAGGGTGCCGTGCCCGGACCTCGCAAGGGCCTTTTGGTGATCACCCAATCCAAGAAGGCCAAAGCCTAGGTGCGATGGAAAGGAGGAAGGAACATGCCGAAGGTAGCTGTTTATAATATGCAAGGTGAAGTGGTAGGAGAAATGGAGTTGAATGACCGGGTTTTCGGATGCCAGGTCAATGAAGCGGTGCTCCACAGCGCGGTGGTGATGCAGCTGGCCAGCCGGAGGCTGGGAACGGCTTCCACCAAAACCCGGGCCGAAGTAGCCGGCGGCGGCCGGAAACCTTGGCGGCAAAAAGGCACGGGCCGGGCCAGAGTCGGCAGCATTCGTTCACCCCTGTGGCGTAAAGGTGGTATCGTTTTCGGACCGAGGCCCCGGAAATACGGCTACAGCTTGCCGAAGAAAGTACGCCGCCTGGCACTGCGTTCAGCCCTCTCCGCTAAAGTACAGGAAGGAAACCTGGTGGTAGTGGAGGATTTAAGTTTGCCGGAAATTAAAACTAAGGAAATGGTGAAGGTCTTAAAAGCCCTGAAGGCGGAACCGAAAGCCTTAGTAGTCACGGCAGGCTATGACGAGAAAGTGGAAAAGTCTGCCCGCAACATTCCCGGCGTCTTACCCTTGGAAGCAAAGGGTTTAAATGTTTACGACATCTTGTATCATGACAAGTTAGTGATGACCAAAGAGGCTGTGGCTCAAGTCGAGGAGGTGCTGGCGTAGTGCGGAGACCTCAGGATATCATTATTCGCCCGGTGATTTCGGAGAAATCCATGGGCTTGATGGAAGACAATAAATACACTTTTATTGTTGACCCGAAGGCCAATAAGATCGAAATCAAGCACGCCATTCAAGAGCTCTTCAACGTCAAGGTGGAGAAAGTTTACACCATGATGGTGCGAGGCAAGAAAAGGCGTCAAGGCCGTTTTGAAGGAAAAACCCCGGATCGGAAGAAGGCAATCGTTAAACTGAGACCAGGAGATAAGATCGAGATTTTCGAAGGGCTGTAAACCGGTCGTCTAGAGGAGGGAATAGCATGGCGATTAAAAAATTCAAACCAACCTCGCCGGGCCTCAGGCAGATGTCCGTTAACACCTTTGAGGAGATTACGACCGATCAACCTTATAAGCCATTAACGGCGCCCCTTAAAAAGAAGGCAGGTCGTAACAGTCAAGGGACCATCACTGTCAGGCACCAGGGCGGGGGACATAAGAGAAAGTATCGCATCATTGATTTCAAGAGGGATAAAGACAACATCCCGGCTAAAGTAGCCACCATTGAATACGATCCGAACCGTTCGGCTTACATCGCGCTGTTGAATTACGCTGACGGTGAAAAGAGATATATTATTGCACCCCATGGGATTAAGGTCGGCGACGTGCTGTATTCAGGTCCCGAAGCTGATATCGTTACGGGTAATGCCCTTCCTTTGAGAAACATTCCCGTGGGTACCGTCATCCATAACATTGAACTAAAGCCCGGGAAAGGCGGCCAGCTGGTTCGTTCCGCAGGCAGCTCAGCGCAGCTGATGGCCAAGGAAGGCGATTACGCCCATGTGCGGTTGGGCTCCGGTGAAGTGCGCTTGATCCACCTTAACTGCCGGGCCACTGTCGGTCAAGTGAGCAATATTGAACATGAGAACATTACCATCGGGAAAGCAGGGCGTTCCCGCTGGATGAACAAGCGGCCTTCAGTCCGCGGTGTCGTGATGAACCCGGTGGATCACCCCCACGGCGGTGGTGAAGGTAAGACCGGTGCCGGTCGTAACCCGGTTACACCATGGGGCCATCCGGCATTGGGCAGGAAGACCAGGAAGAAGAACAAGGCATCAGATCGCCTGATCGTGAAACGCAGGAAATAGGAAAGGAGGTCACACTCTGTGGGAAGATCCTTAAAGAAAGGGCCATACTGTGATCCCAAGCTGTTGGCGAAAATTCAAAAGATGAATGAAACCGGTGAAAAGAGAGTCATTAAGACCTGGTCGAGACGTTCCACCATTTTCCCGGAAATGGTTGGGCATACGCTGGCAGTGCACGATGGCAAGAAGCACGTACCCATCTACATCACCGAGGATATGGTGGGGCACAAGCTGGGAGAATTCGCTCCTACCAGGGTTTTCAAAGGACACGGAGATCATACGGAACGGTCAACGGCCTTGAAATAATTTGTTGATGACGGCTTTTAGGAAGGAGGGTCTATATGGAGGCCAAGGCAGTAGCAAAGTATATTAGGATCTCCCCGAATAAGGTGCGGCAGGTCGTCGATCTTATTCGCGGCAAGGATGTGGCTGAGGCACTGGCCATTTTGCGATTTGTGCCCAAAAGAGCGGCGACCCCGGTGGCGAAGTGTTTGAAATCAGCCATTGCGAACGCTGAGCATAATTACAACATGGATGTTGACAATCTCTATGTGGCGAAAATTTGTGTGGATCAAGGACCCACTTTGAAGAGATACAAACCTCGGGCTTTTGGAAGGGCTGACATGATTAGAAGACGGACCAGCCATATTACCGTGGTGGTTAAGGAAAAGGAGGTTTAGTTAGTGGGGCAAAAGGTTCATCCTAAAGGATTGCGGATCGGGATCATTAAGGATTGGGACGCCAGGTGGTTTGCAGATAAGGATTACACCGAACTCTTGCATGAAGATATTAAAATCCGCCGTTATTTGAAGCAAACCCTGTACAGCGCCGGCATCCCGAAAATTGAAATAGAGCGGGCGGCCAACAGCATGCGGATTTACCTGCATACAGCGAAGCCCGGTATCGTGATCGGTCGCGGCGGCAGCGAAGTGGAGAAGCTGCGTCACCAGCTGGAACACATGACCGGCAAACGGGTCAGCATCAATATCGTTGAAGTTAAGAAACCTGAGCTGGAAGCTCAATTAGTGGCGGAGAACGTAGCCGCCCAGTTGGAAAAACGGGTATCCTTCAGGCGTGCCATGAAGCAAGCCGTGAGCCGCACCATGCGCATGGGAGCGGAGGGGATCAGGATTGCTATCTCCGGCCGCCTGGGAGGAGCGGAAATTGCTAGAACGGAATGGTACAGCGAAGGCAAAGTGCCTCTTCATACCTTAAGGGCTGATATTGACTACGGGTTTGCCGAAGCCATGACTACTTACGGTAAACTGGGGGTCAAAGTCTGGATCTACAAGGGAGAAGTCCTTCCAGAGGCTAAAGAGGCGGTACAGGAAGGGGGCAAATAAACATGTTGATGCCAAAAAGGGTTAAATGGCGTAGACCTCATAAACCGAGAAACTTAAGCGGTCGTGCGCAAAAAGGGAATGAGATCGCCTATGGTGAATACGGATTGCAAGCATTGGAACCCGGTTGGATTACCAGTCGGCAAATTGAAGCGGCTCGTATTGCCATGACCCGTTATATTCGCCGCGGCGGTAAAGTTTGGATTAAGATTTTCCCCGATCGCCCCATTACTTATAAACCGGCGGAAACCCGGATGGGTAGCGGAAAAGGTACGCCGGAGTACTGGGTAGCAGCGATTAAACCTGGTAGAGTATTATTTGAGCTGGCGGGTGTTTCGGAAGAGATAGCCCGGGAGGCTATGCGGCTTGCAGCCCATAAGCTGCCGGTCAAAACGAAATTCATCACGCGAGCAGAATTGGGTGGTGAAGCCAATGAAAGCTAAAGAAGTGAGAGACTTGACCACAAAAGAACTGCAAAAAAAGGTGGAGGATCTCAAGCAGGAACTGTTCAACCTGCGGTTTCAGTTGGCTACCGGGCAATTAGATAATCCCATGCGGATTAGGGACGTGCGCCGGAATATTGCCCGCGTCAAGACAGTTCTCCGCGAGCGGGAATTAAAAGAGACAAAGGTGAAATAAGGAGGGATTTCCTTGACCGAGAGAGGTAGACGTAAAGTCCGGATCGGGCGCGTTGTCAGTGATAAGATGGACAAAACCATCGTAGTTGCCGTAGAAACTTTGAAAAGGCATCCTCTCTATGGCAAAAGAGTGAAGACCAGTAAGAAGTTCAAAGTCCATGACGAGAACAACGAATGCCGCGTGGGAGACCTGGTCAAAATCATGGAAACTCGTCCGCTGAGCAAAGAAAAAAGATGGCGCTTGGTGGAGATTGTTGAGAAAGCACAACAGATTTAATCATAGAGGCAGGCAATTACCGAGAAAAGGGGGGTAGTCCTGTGATTCAACAAGAAAGCAGGCTCAAAGTCGGTGACAACAGTGGGGCGAAAGAGATTCTGTGCATCCGCGTTTTAGGCGGTACCGGGAAAAAGTATGCCACCGTCGGCGATGTGATTATCGCTTCCGTTAAAGAAGCAACACCAGGAGGCGTTGTTAAAAAAGGTGACGTGGTAAAGGCCGTGGTGGTGCGGGTTAACCGGCCCATCAAGAGACCTGACGGTTCCTATATCAAGTTTGACGAGAATGCGGCGGTGATTATTAACGATCAGGGAAACCCGCGGGGCACCCGTATTTTTGGCCCTGTAGCCCGGGAACTGCGGGAAAAGGATTTCATGAAAATCATTTCCCTGGCGCCGGAAGTGCTGTAATCGGCATGATACTCATGGATGGAGGTGAAGATCTTGGCCTCGAAAGTTCACGTTAAGAAAGGTGACACAGTAGTCGTTATTACCGGGAAAGACGCAGGGCACAAAGGGAAAGTGCTGGCGGTATTTCCCAAAAACCAAAGGGTAGTTGTAGAGAAAGCCAATATTGTGAAGCGGCATACCAGGCCTACCAGGACCATGCCTCAAGGCGGTATTATTGAGAAAGAAGCGCCGATTCACAGCTCCAATGTGATGTTGGTTTGTCCTAAGTGCGACAAAGCCACCAGGATTGGGAAAAAAGTCTTGGCCGACGGGAGTAAGGTCAGGACATGCAAGAAGTGCGGTGAAGTAATCGATTAGCTGCAGGAAAGGGGGTTTGCCAAATGGGCTCACTGAAGGAGAAGTATCTGAATGAAGTCGTTCCTGCCATGCAGGAAAAGTTCGGCTATAAAAACATGATGGCCATTCCCAAACTGTCGAAAGTGGTCATCAACATGGGGGTGGGCGAAGCCACCCAGAATCCTAAAGCACTGGACGGAGCGGTCGAAGACTTAATGGCTATATCCGGGCAAAAACCGGTTATCACCAGGGCGAAGAAATCCATTGCCGCCTTTAAGCTGCGGGAAGGAATGCCGATCGGGGTGAAAGTTACCCTGCGGGGAGAACGGATGTATGCCTTTGTCAATAAACTGTTGAGTGCAGTCCTGCCCAGGGTGCGTGACTTTAGAGGAGTTAATCCCCACGGCTTTGACGGGAGAGGCAATTATACGCTGGGCTTAAGAGAACAAATCATTTTCCCGGAAATCGATTATGACAAGGTAGATAAAGTGCGGGGCATGAACATTTCCTTTATCACCACCGCCAAGACCGACGAAGAAGCCTATGAATTGTTGAAGTTGTTGGGTATGTCCTTCAGGGAAAGGTAATTCACTGGAAGCCAGACTACACTAAGGAGGGAAAACAAAGTTGGCGAAAAAATCCATGATCGCCAGGCAGAAGCGCCCGGTTAAGTTCAAAGTAAGATACCATAACCGTTGCAAGCTTTGCGGACGCCCGCATGCCTATATGAGGAAATTCGGCATGTGCCGGATTTGTTTCAGAGAACTGGCTTACAAGGGTGAGATTCCAGGCGTAACCAAGAGCAGCTGGTAACAATAGGGGAAGGAGGTTTTGTCCATGACCATGACCGATCCGATTGCGGATTTCTTGACCAGGATCCGCAATGCAAATTTGGTATACAAGGAAACCGTTGAAGTGCCGTCTTCAAAGATGAAACTGGCCATGACCCAAATCATGAAGGATGAGGGTTTCATCAAGGATTTTGAGCACATTGAAGACGGCAAACAGGGCATCATCAGGATTTACCTGAAATACGGTCCCAACCGGGAAAAGGTAATCACCGGTTTGAAAAGGATTTCCAAACCGGGCCTCAGGGTTTATGCGAAGAAAGATGCAGTGCCCAAAGTATTGAATGGTT is a genomic window of Clostridia bacterium containing:
- the rplC gene encoding 50S ribosomal protein L3; the protein is MKGILGKKLGMTQVFNDEGMVIPVTVIEAGPCVVVQKKTVENDGYTAVQLGFEARSERRVNKPLKGHFAKAGVKPFHYLREFKVENADDYQVGQEIKVDVFAAGDKVDVKGISKGKGFAGGVKRHGFGRGPMAHGSKYHRRPGSLGAKGPARVFKGRKLPGHMGHRTVTVQNLEVVKTIPERNLLLVKGAVPGPRKGLLVITQSKKAKA
- the rplD gene encoding 50S ribosomal protein L4 — its product is MPKVAVYNMQGEVVGEMELNDRVFGCQVNEAVLHSAVVMQLASRRLGTASTKTRAEVAGGGRKPWRQKGTGRARVGSIRSPLWRKGGIVFGPRPRKYGYSLPKKVRRLALRSALSAKVQEGNLVVVEDLSLPEIKTKEMVKVLKALKAEPKALVVTAGYDEKVEKSARNIPGVLPLEAKGLNVYDILYHDKLVMTKEAVAQVEEVLA
- the rplW gene encoding 50S ribosomal protein L23; the encoded protein is MRRPQDIIIRPVISEKSMGLMEDNKYTFIVDPKANKIEIKHAIQELFNVKVEKVYTMMVRGKKRRQGRFEGKTPDRKKAIVKLRPGDKIEIFEGL
- the rplB gene encoding 50S ribosomal protein L2, with the protein product MAIKKFKPTSPGLRQMSVNTFEEITTDQPYKPLTAPLKKKAGRNSQGTITVRHQGGGHKRKYRIIDFKRDKDNIPAKVATIEYDPNRSAYIALLNYADGEKRYIIAPHGIKVGDVLYSGPEADIVTGNALPLRNIPVGTVIHNIELKPGKGGQLVRSAGSSAQLMAKEGDYAHVRLGSGEVRLIHLNCRATVGQVSNIEHENITIGKAGRSRWMNKRPSVRGVVMNPVDHPHGGGEGKTGAGRNPVTPWGHPALGRKTRKKNKASDRLIVKRRK
- the rpsS gene encoding 30S ribosomal protein S19, whose product is MGRSLKKGPYCDPKLLAKIQKMNETGEKRVIKTWSRRSTIFPEMVGHTLAVHDGKKHVPIYITEDMVGHKLGEFAPTRVFKGHGDHTERSTALK
- the rplV gene encoding 50S ribosomal protein L22 codes for the protein MEAKAVAKYIRISPNKVRQVVDLIRGKDVAEALAILRFVPKRAATPVAKCLKSAIANAEHNYNMDVDNLYVAKICVDQGPTLKRYKPRAFGRADMIRRRTSHITVVVKEKEV
- the rpsC gene encoding 30S ribosomal protein S3, with amino-acid sequence MGQKVHPKGLRIGIIKDWDARWFADKDYTELLHEDIKIRRYLKQTLYSAGIPKIEIERAANSMRIYLHTAKPGIVIGRGGSEVEKLRHQLEHMTGKRVSINIVEVKKPELEAQLVAENVAAQLEKRVSFRRAMKQAVSRTMRMGAEGIRIAISGRLGGAEIARTEWYSEGKVPLHTLRADIDYGFAEAMTTYGKLGVKVWIYKGEVLPEAKEAVQEGGK
- the rplP gene encoding 50S ribosomal protein L16, translating into MLMPKRVKWRRPHKPRNLSGRAQKGNEIAYGEYGLQALEPGWITSRQIEAARIAMTRYIRRGGKVWIKIFPDRPITYKPAETRMGSGKGTPEYWVAAIKPGRVLFELAGVSEEIAREAMRLAAHKLPVKTKFITRAELGGEANES
- the rpmC gene encoding 50S ribosomal protein L29 yields the protein MKAKEVRDLTTKELQKKVEDLKQELFNLRFQLATGQLDNPMRIRDVRRNIARVKTVLRERELKETKVK
- the rpsQ gene encoding 30S ribosomal protein S17 gives rise to the protein MTERGRRKVRIGRVVSDKMDKTIVVAVETLKRHPLYGKRVKTSKKFKVHDENNECRVGDLVKIMETRPLSKEKRWRLVEIVEKAQQI
- the rplN gene encoding 50S ribosomal protein L14; translation: MIQQESRLKVGDNSGAKEILCIRVLGGTGKKYATVGDVIIASVKEATPGGVVKKGDVVKAVVVRVNRPIKRPDGSYIKFDENAAVIINDQGNPRGTRIFGPVARELREKDFMKIISLAPEVL
- a CDS encoding 50S ribosomal protein L24, yielding MEVKILASKVHVKKGDTVVVITGKDAGHKGKVLAVFPKNQRVVVEKANIVKRHTRPTRTMPQGGIIEKEAPIHSSNVMLVCPKCDKATRIGKKVLADGSKVRTCKKCGEVID
- the rplE gene encoding 50S ribosomal protein L5 produces the protein MGSLKEKYLNEVVPAMQEKFGYKNMMAIPKLSKVVINMGVGEATQNPKALDGAVEDLMAISGQKPVITRAKKSIAAFKLREGMPIGVKVTLRGERMYAFVNKLLSAVLPRVRDFRGVNPHGFDGRGNYTLGLREQIIFPEIDYDKVDKVRGMNISFITTAKTDEEAYELLKLLGMSFRER
- a CDS encoding type Z 30S ribosomal protein S14, which codes for MAKKSMIARQKRPVKFKVRYHNRCKLCGRPHAYMRKFGMCRICFRELAYKGEIPGVTKSSW
- the rpsH gene encoding 30S ribosomal protein S8 codes for the protein MTMTDPIADFLTRIRNANLVYKETVEVPSSKMKLAMTQIMKDEGFIKDFEHIEDGKQGIIRIYLKYGPNREKVITGLKRISKPGLRVYAKKDAVPKVLNGLGIAVLSTSKGLMTDKQARREGIGGEVICYIW